A genomic window from Streptomyces sp. NBC_01429 includes:
- a CDS encoding GuaB3 family IMP dehydrogenase-related protein — protein sequence MTEIEIGRGKRGRRAYAFDDIAVVPSRRTRDPKEVSIAWQIDAYRFELPFLAAPMDSVVSPRTAIRIGEMGGLGVLNLEGLWTRYEDPQPLLDEIAGLDEATANRRLQEIYDEPIKEELIGQRIKEVRDSGVVTAAALSPQRTAQFSKAVVDAGVDIFVIRGTTVSAEHVSGAAEPLNLKQFIYELDVPVIVGGCATYTAALHLMRTGAAGVLVGFGGGAAHTTRNVLGIQVPMATAVADVAAARRDYMDESGGRYVHVIADGGVGWSGDLPKAIACGADSVMIGSPLARASDAPGKGRHWGMEAVHEDVPRGKLVDLGIAGTTEEVLTGPSHSPDGSMNFFGALKRAMATTGYSELKEFQRVEVTVADSQHSR from the coding sequence GTGACTGAGATCGAGATCGGGCGCGGCAAGCGCGGCCGCAGGGCGTACGCGTTCGACGACATCGCCGTCGTCCCGAGCCGGCGCACCCGGGATCCGAAGGAGGTCTCGATCGCCTGGCAGATCGACGCCTACCGGTTCGAGCTGCCGTTCCTGGCCGCGCCCATGGACTCCGTGGTCTCCCCGCGGACGGCGATCCGTATCGGCGAGATGGGTGGTCTGGGCGTCCTCAACCTGGAGGGCCTGTGGACCCGGTACGAGGACCCGCAGCCGCTGCTCGACGAGATCGCCGGGCTCGACGAGGCGACCGCCAACCGCAGGCTCCAGGAGATCTACGACGAGCCTATTAAGGAAGAGCTGATCGGGCAGCGCATCAAGGAGGTGCGCGACTCGGGTGTGGTCACCGCGGCGGCGCTCTCGCCGCAGCGCACCGCCCAGTTCTCCAAGGCTGTGGTGGACGCCGGGGTCGACATCTTCGTCATCCGCGGTACGACGGTCTCCGCCGAGCACGTCTCCGGCGCGGCCGAGCCGCTGAACCTCAAGCAGTTCATCTACGAGCTGGACGTCCCGGTCATCGTCGGCGGCTGCGCCACGTACACCGCCGCCCTGCACCTGATGCGGACGGGCGCGGCGGGCGTGCTGGTCGGCTTCGGCGGCGGCGCGGCGCACACCACCCGCAACGTGCTGGGCATCCAGGTCCCGATGGCCACCGCCGTCGCGGATGTCGCGGCGGCCCGCCGTGACTACATGGACGAGTCCGGCGGCCGGTACGTGCACGTCATCGCGGACGGCGGGGTCGGCTGGTCCGGCGACCTGCCCAAGGCGATCGCCTGCGGCGCCGACTCCGTCATGATCGGCTCTCCGCTGGCGCGTGCCAGCGACGCGCCCGGCAAGGGGCGTCACTGGGGCATGGAGGCCGTCCACGAGGACGTGCCGCGCGGCAAGCTGGTCGACCTGGGCATCGCCGGGACGACGGAGGAGGTCCTGACGGGCCCCTCGCACAGCCCGGACGGATCGATGAACTTCTTCGGCGCGCTGAAGCGGGCCATGGCGACGACGGGCTACAGCGAACTCAAGGAGT
- the guaB gene encoding IMP dehydrogenase, with translation MTANVDGVPEKFATLGLTYDDVLLLPGASEVLPNQVDTASLVSRNVKVNIPLLSAAMDKVTEARMAIAMARQGGVGVLHRNLSIADQANQVDLVKRSESGMVTDPITVHPDATLAEADQLCAKFRISGVPVTDRAGKLLGIVTNRDMAFEADRTRQVREVMTPMPLVTGKVGISGVDAMELLRRHKIEKLPLVDDAGILKGLITVKDFVKAEKYPNAAKDAEGRLLVGAAVGASPEALERAQALVAAGVDFLVVDTSHGHNSNALSWMSKIKSSVSVDIIGGNVATRDGAKALIDAGVDGVKVGVGPGSICTTRVVAGIGVPQVTAIYEAAVVCQAAGVPVIGDGGLQYSGDIGKALAAGASTVMLGSLLAGCEESPGELQFINGKQFKSYRGMGSLGAMQSRGQGRSFSKDRYFQAEVSSDDKLVPEGIEGQVPYRGPLSAVLHQLVGGLRQTMGYVGAASIDEMESKGKFVRITAAGLKESHPHDIQMTVEAPNYTRG, from the coding sequence ATGACTGCAAACGTCGACGGAGTGCCCGAGAAATTCGCGACGCTCGGGCTGACATACGACGACGTGCTGCTGCTGCCTGGCGCCTCGGAGGTCCTGCCCAACCAGGTGGACACCGCGTCGCTGGTCTCCCGCAACGTCAAGGTGAACATCCCGCTGCTCTCCGCCGCGATGGACAAGGTCACCGAGGCCCGGATGGCGATCGCCATGGCGCGGCAGGGCGGCGTCGGCGTGCTGCACCGCAATCTCTCCATCGCCGACCAGGCCAACCAGGTCGACCTGGTGAAGCGCTCCGAGTCCGGCATGGTGACCGACCCGATCACCGTCCACCCGGACGCGACGCTCGCCGAGGCCGACCAGCTCTGCGCCAAGTTCCGGATCAGCGGCGTCCCGGTCACCGACCGCGCGGGCAAGCTGCTCGGCATCGTCACCAACCGTGACATGGCCTTCGAGGCGGACCGTACGCGCCAGGTGCGCGAGGTCATGACCCCGATGCCGCTCGTCACCGGCAAGGTCGGCATCTCCGGCGTGGACGCCATGGAGCTGCTGCGCCGTCACAAGATCGAGAAGCTGCCGCTGGTCGACGACGCGGGCATCCTCAAGGGCCTCATCACGGTCAAGGACTTCGTCAAGGCCGAGAAGTACCCGAACGCCGCCAAGGACGCCGAGGGCAGGCTGCTCGTCGGCGCCGCCGTCGGCGCCAGCCCGGAGGCGCTGGAGCGCGCCCAGGCGCTGGTCGCGGCGGGCGTCGACTTCCTGGTCGTAGACACCTCGCACGGCCACAACAGCAACGCGCTGAGCTGGATGTCCAAGATCAAGTCGAGTGTCTCCGTCGACATCATCGGCGGCAATGTCGCCACCCGGGACGGCGCCAAGGCGCTGATCGACGCGGGTGTGGACGGCGTCAAGGTGGGCGTGGGCCCCGGCTCGATCTGCACCACCCGTGTCGTCGCCGGCATCGGTGTTCCCCAGGTCACCGCGATCTACGAGGCGGCGGTCGTCTGTCAGGCGGCCGGTGTCCCGGTCATCGGCGACGGCGGCCTCCAGTACTCGGGCGACATCGGCAAGGCGCTCGCCGCCGGTGCCAGCACGGTGATGCTCGGCAGCCTGCTCGCGGGCTGCGAGGAGTCGCCGGGAGAGCTTCAGTTCATCAACGGCAAGCAGTTCAAGTCGTACCGCGGCATGGGCTCGCTCGGCGCGATGCAGTCGCGCGGCCAGGGCCGCTCGTTCTCGAAGGACCGCTACTTCCAGGCCGAGGTCTCCTCCGACGACAAGCTCGTCCCCGAGGGCATCGAGGGCCAGGTCCCCTACCGGGGCCCGCTCTCCGCCGTGCTGCACCAGCTCGTCGGCGGCCTCCGCCAGACCATGGGGTACGTGGGCGCCGCGTCCATCGACGAGATGGAGAGCAAGGGCAAGTTCGTCCGGATCACCGCGGCGGGCCTCAAGGAGAGCCACCCGCACGACATCCAGATGACGGTCGAGGCGCCGAACTACACCCGGGGCTGA
- a CDS encoding sigma-70 family RNA polymerase sigma factor: MRDDETTVIGALVHRAVDGDERATHDLLARVHPLALRYCRTRLSRLPGDARHFVEDLAQEVCVAVLMALPRYRDTGRPFEAFVFAIAGHKVADLQRAAMRHPGSTAVPSDEMPERPDDSLGPEERALLSSDAEWAKKLLANLPDNQRELLVLRVAVGLTAEETGQMLGMSPGAVRVAQHRALSRLRALAGQ, from the coding sequence ATGCGCGATGACGAGACCACGGTGATCGGTGCGCTCGTTCACCGTGCCGTCGACGGCGACGAAAGGGCTACGCACGATCTGCTGGCGCGGGTCCACCCGCTCGCGCTGCGCTACTGCCGTACGCGGCTGAGCCGGCTGCCGGGTGATGCGCGCCACTTCGTGGAGGACCTCGCGCAGGAGGTGTGCGTCGCGGTTCTGATGGCGCTGCCGCGCTACCGCGACACCGGACGCCCCTTCGAGGCGTTCGTCTTCGCCATCGCCGGACACAAGGTCGCCGACCTCCAGCGGGCCGCCATGCGGCACCCGGGGTCGACCGCGGTGCCGTCCGACGAGATGCCCGAGCGGCCCGACGATTCGCTGGGCCCGGAGGAGCGCGCGCTGCTCAGCAGCGACGCGGAATGGGCCAAGAAGCTGCTCGCGAACCTGCCGGACAACCAGCGCGAGCTGCTGGTGCTCAGGGTCGCGGTCGGGCTCACGGCCGAGGAGACCGGGCAGATGCTCGGAATGTCGCCCGGAGCCGTGCGGGTCGCCCAGCACCGCGCGCTCAGCAGACTGAGGGCCCTGGCCGGGCAGTGA
- a CDS encoding response regulator transcription factor, protein MTSVLVCDDSPLAREALRRAVATVPGVERVTTAANGEEVLRRWGADRSDLILMDVRMPGLGGVETVRRLLSADPGARIIMLTVAEDLDGVALAVAAGARGYLHKDASRAELRATVTQALADPTWRLAPRRLRSAEMGAAPTLTAREIQVLEGMSHGRSNAEIGRELFLSEDTVKTHARRLFKKLGASDRAHAVALGFRWGLVR, encoded by the coding sequence ATGACATCCGTCCTCGTCTGCGACGACTCCCCGCTTGCCCGAGAGGCGCTCCGCCGCGCGGTCGCGACCGTGCCCGGTGTCGAGCGCGTGACGACCGCGGCCAACGGCGAGGAAGTCCTCCGCCGCTGGGGCGCGGATCGGTCCGATCTGATTCTCATGGATGTCCGCATGCCTGGACTCGGGGGTGTGGAGACGGTCCGGCGGCTGCTCTCGGCCGACCCCGGCGCCCGGATCATCATGCTCACGGTGGCCGAGGACCTGGACGGCGTGGCTCTCGCCGTCGCCGCCGGTGCCCGTGGATATCTGCACAAGGACGCCTCCCGCGCCGAGCTGCGCGCGACCGTCACCCAGGCGCTCGCCGATCCGACCTGGCGCCTCGCGCCGCGCCGGCTCCGCTCGGCCGAGATGGGCGCGGCGCCCACCCTCACGGCCCGCGAGATCCAGGTGCTCGAAGGGATGAGTCACGGCCGCTCCAACGCGGAGATCGGCCGTGAGCTGTTCCTTTCCGAGGACACGGTCAAGACGCACGCCCGGCGCCTCTTCAAGAAGCTCGGCGCCTCGGACCGCGCGCACGCGGTCGCGCTCGGCTTCCGCTGGGGCCTCGTGCGCTGA